The proteins below are encoded in one region of Helianthus annuus cultivar XRQ/B chromosome 2, HanXRQr2.0-SUNRISE, whole genome shotgun sequence:
- the LOC110901315 gene encoding subtilisin-like protease SBT1.5, whose protein sequence is MAPKARLAAYKVCWNAGCFDSDILAAFDSAVSDGVDVISLTVGGVVVPYYLDAIAIGAYGASDHYVFVSASAGNGGPGGLTVTNIAPWVTTVGAGAIDHDFPADVKLGNGGDGYSASLCLEGSLDPKSVKGLCDRDINFRAQKGEVVKKAGGIGMILANGVFDGEGLVADSHVLPATSVGD, encoded by the exons ATGGCCCCCAAAGCTCGTCTGGCTGCCTATAAGGTTTGCTGGAATGCTGGTTGCTTTGACTCCGACATCCTCGCTGCCTTTGACTCCGCCGTGTCAGATGGTGTAGATGTCATATCCTTAACTGTTGGTGGCGTTGTTGTGCCTTACTACCTTGACGCAATTGCCATCGGTGCTTATGGTGCTTCCGACCACTATGTTTTCGTCTCAGCTTCTGCCGGTAACGGTGGCCCTGGCGGACTCACTGTCACTAACATAGCACCCTGGGTCACTACTGTAGGAGCCGGAGCAATTGATCATGACTTTCCTGCTGATGTAAAGCTAGGAAATG GCGGAGACGGTTACTCTGCTTCCTTGTGTCTGGAAGGTTCTCTAGATCCTAAATCTGTCAAGGGTTTATGTGATAGAGACATCAATTTTAGAGCTCAAAAGGGGGAAGTTGTTAAGAAAGCAGGCGGCATTGGTATGATTTTAGCAAATGGAGTGTTCGATGGTGAGGGTTTGGTTGCCGATTCCCACGTTCTGCCAGCTACATCAGTCGGCGATTGA